A single window of Inquilinus sp. Marseille-Q2685 DNA harbors:
- a CDS encoding SDR family NAD(P)-dependent oxidoreductase, whose product MRLQDKVALITGGNAGIGLATARLFVAEGAKVAITGRNRETLDAAARELGDAVLALQADAGDAAAMERAAAEAARRFGPLDIVFANAGIGGATPLGQTALEQFEQILRTNLTGVFLTVQAALPHLKDGASIILNGSVHSVYGVPGWSAYAAAKGGVRSMSRVLASELSPRRIRVNVVSPGATDTDIWAAMAPTPEARAALDQQLSRGIPLGRMGKPEEVAKAVLFLASDESSNVQSAELFVDGGGTGSPYGAPVYRG is encoded by the coding sequence ATGAGATTGCAGGACAAGGTCGCGCTGATCACCGGCGGGAACGCCGGCATTGGCCTGGCGACGGCCCGGCTGTTCGTGGCCGAGGGCGCGAAGGTGGCGATCACCGGCCGCAACCGCGAGACGCTGGACGCGGCGGCGCGCGAGCTGGGCGACGCGGTGCTGGCGCTGCAGGCCGACGCCGGCGACGCTGCGGCGATGGAGCGCGCGGCGGCCGAGGCGGCGCGGCGCTTCGGGCCGCTCGACATCGTGTTCGCCAATGCCGGCATCGGCGGCGCCACGCCGCTGGGCCAGACCGCGCTGGAGCAGTTCGAGCAGATCCTCCGCACCAACCTGACCGGCGTGTTCCTGACCGTGCAGGCGGCGCTGCCGCATCTGAAGGACGGCGCCTCGATCATCCTCAACGGGTCGGTGCACAGCGTCTACGGCGTGCCCGGCTGGTCGGCCTATGCCGCGGCCAAGGGCGGCGTGCGCTCGATGAGCCGGGTGCTGGCGTCGGAGCTGTCGCCCCGCCGGATCCGGGTGAACGTCGTGTCGCCCGGCGCCACCGACACCGACATCTGGGCCGCCATGGCGCCGACGCCGGAGGCCCGCGCGGCGCTCGACCAGCAGCTCAGCCGCGGCATCCCGCTGGGTCGCATGGGCAAGCCGGAGGAGGTGGCCAAGGCGGTGCTGTTCCTGGCCTCGGACGAGTCCAGCAACGTGCAGTCGGCCGAGCTCTTCGTCGACGGCGGCGGCACCGGCTCGCCCTATGGGGCGCCGGTGTATCGGGGGTAG
- a CDS encoding isoprenylcysteine carboxylmethyltransferase family protein: MDQSTPSPRMALFAVLGTLVYLGLAVLGWGGLAAFFAHPARTAVAAITVALTAASLFSGGNISPGEREDRGNRWVLAAFTVLGLLGAYVPAWTDRTELWTLDGDTVRWLGVALFALGGALRLWPVFVLGRRFSGLVAIQPGHELVTTGIYGVIRHPSYLGLLVGALGWGLAFRSGIGMILALLNLLPLLARIRAEERLLADQFGAEYEAYRGRTWRLVPGLY, encoded by the coding sequence ATGGATCAATCGACGCCTTCGCCGCGGATGGCGCTGTTCGCCGTCCTCGGCACCCTGGTCTATCTCGGCCTGGCCGTGCTCGGCTGGGGCGGGCTCGCCGCCTTCTTCGCCCATCCGGCCCGCACCGCCGTGGCGGCGATCACCGTGGCGCTGACGGCCGCGAGCCTGTTCAGCGGCGGCAACATCAGCCCCGGCGAGCGTGAGGACCGCGGCAATCGCTGGGTGCTGGCGGCCTTCACCGTGCTCGGGCTGCTCGGCGCCTATGTGCCGGCCTGGACCGATCGGACGGAGCTGTGGACGCTCGACGGCGACACGGTGCGCTGGCTCGGCGTCGCCCTCTTCGCGCTCGGCGGCGCGTTGCGGCTCTGGCCGGTCTTCGTGCTCGGCCGGCGGTTCAGCGGGCTGGTGGCGATCCAGCCGGGACACGAACTGGTCACGACCGGCATCTACGGCGTGATCCGTCACCCCAGCTATCTCGGGCTGCTGGTCGGCGCGCTGGGCTGGGGGCTGGCCTTCCGCTCCGGCATCGGTATGATCCTGGCGCTGCTCAACCTGCTGCCGCTCCTGGCCCGCATCCGGGCCGAGGAGCGGCTGCTGGCCGACCAGTTCGGCGCGGAGTACGAGGCCTATCGCGGCCGCACCTGGCGGCTGGTGCCGGGGCTGTACTGA
- a CDS encoding PLP-dependent aminotransferase family protein produces the protein MTIGETHYATRAAKMRASEIRELLKLLDRPGVISFAGGIPDPALFPAETFRAGYEAALAAGDTALQYSVSEGYAPLRQWIARHMGSIGVPCGIDNIVITSGSQQGLDYLGKLFLSPGDTALVGWPTYLGALQAFNPYEPRYDRLDPAQGNATPESYRAAAGAAGSRVRLAYLTPDFANPSGETLSLAARERALALADELDIPLIEDSAYQALRYDGEDVPPLLALDAAAKGSIDRSRVIHCGSFSKTLAPGLRIGWICAAREVVQKLVLTKQAADLHTPTINQMVMHHAAEHAYPAQVAKIRTAYRDRRDCMLAALERHMPAGVSWTRPEGGMFIWVTLPEHLDGAGLLARAVELGVAFVPGRAFHADGSHGNTLRLSFSLADAAAIEEGIARLGRLIAGAAKAAA, from the coding sequence ATGACCATCGGCGAGACCCACTACGCCACCCGCGCCGCGAAGATGCGCGCCTCCGAGATCCGCGAGCTGCTGAAGCTGTTGGACCGGCCGGGCGTGATCTCCTTCGCCGGCGGCATCCCCGACCCGGCGCTGTTCCCGGCCGAGACCTTCCGCGCCGGCTACGAGGCCGCGCTCGCCGCCGGCGACACCGCGCTGCAATATTCTGTCAGCGAGGGCTATGCCCCGCTGCGGCAGTGGATCGCCCGGCACATGGGTTCGATCGGCGTGCCCTGCGGCATCGACAACATCGTGATCACCTCCGGCTCGCAGCAGGGGCTGGACTATCTCGGCAAGCTGTTCCTGTCGCCCGGCGACACCGCGCTGGTCGGCTGGCCGACCTATCTCGGCGCGCTGCAGGCCTTCAACCCCTACGAGCCGCGCTACGACCGGCTGGATCCGGCGCAGGGCAACGCCACGCCCGAATCCTACCGCGCGGCGGCCGGGGCGGCCGGCAGCCGGGTGCGGCTGGCCTATCTGACGCCGGATTTCGCCAATCCCTCGGGCGAGACGCTGAGCCTGGCGGCCCGCGAGCGCGCCTTGGCCCTGGCGGACGAGCTGGACATCCCGCTGATCGAGGATTCGGCCTATCAGGCGCTGCGCTACGACGGCGAGGACGTGCCGCCGCTGCTGGCGCTGGACGCGGCGGCCAAGGGCAGCATCGATCGCAGCCGCGTGATCCATTGCGGCAGCTTCTCCAAGACCCTGGCGCCGGGGCTGCGCATCGGCTGGATCTGCGCCGCGCGCGAGGTGGTGCAGAAGCTGGTGCTGACCAAGCAGGCGGCCGACCTGCACACACCCACCATCAACCAGATGGTGATGCACCACGCGGCCGAGCACGCCTATCCGGCCCAGGTGGCGAAGATCCGCACCGCCTATCGCGACCGGCGCGATTGCATGCTGGCGGCGCTGGAGCGGCACATGCCGGCGGGGGTGAGCTGGACCCGGCCGGAGGGCGGCATGTTCATCTGGGTGACCCTGCCCGAGCATCTCGATGGCGCCGGGCTGCTGGCCCGGGCGGTGGAGCTGGGGGTCGCCTTCGTCCCCGGCCGCGCCTTCCACGCCGACGGCAGCCACGGCAACACGCTGCGCCTGTCCTTCTCCCTGGCCGACGCCGCGGCGATCGAGGAGGGCATCGCCCGGCTGGGCCGCCTGATCGCCGGCGCGGCGAAGGCGGCGGCCTGA
- a CDS encoding DUF3592 domain-containing protein: MSSVPYPNDGSGPKRRKTPWQIAWDSGLAFGLALLLGSGLFASALLPWAPEWMTVLTRPGRWGASGAAVATLILASALTVLWYVWPPTLRRWRLVRHGVRVAGQVIRTEPWIPAKVSPNAPKGLIRFRSEHRVRVHYRFSDAAGVEHDGYGQPRELWPRPAPGDPIPVLYDPRRPGNSAPEDDLAV; encoded by the coding sequence ATGTCCTCCGTGCCTTATCCCAACGACGGATCCGGTCCGAAGCGCAGGAAGACCCCATGGCAGATCGCCTGGGACAGCGGCTTGGCGTTCGGCCTGGCGCTGCTGCTGGGCAGCGGTCTCTTCGCATCCGCCCTGTTGCCATGGGCGCCGGAGTGGATGACGGTTCTCACTCGTCCCGGCAGATGGGGCGCATCCGGGGCGGCGGTGGCTACCCTCATCCTGGCGTCGGCCCTCACGGTGCTCTGGTATGTCTGGCCGCCCACGCTCCGCCGATGGCGTCTCGTCCGCCATGGCGTCCGGGTCGCCGGTCAGGTGATCCGGACCGAGCCCTGGATCCCGGCCAAGGTTTCGCCGAATGCGCCGAAGGGGCTCATCCGGTTTCGTTCAGAACACCGCGTCCGTGTCCACTACCGTTTCAGCGACGCGGCGGGCGTGGAGCATGACGGGTATGGCCAGCCGCGTGAGCTGTGGCCGAGGCCGGCGCCCGGCGATCCGATCCCGGTGCTCTACGATCCGCGGCGGCCGGGCAATTCGGCTCCGGAGGACGATCTGGCGGTTTGA
- a CDS encoding class II histone deacetylase: MATGWLWHERFGWHDTGTAGGFLKGEFIQPLQHLESPESKARFASLVEVSGIARALKRIDCVAATEEDLLRIHTRDHLEAMKALSRDIRGGDMGDGVSPFGFGGFELACLAAGGTISALRAVVGGEVRNAYALVRPPGHHARPERGMGFCMFANVAVAIAHARATLGIGRVAVVDWDVHHGNGTEACFETDPEVLTISLHQDGNFPPDTGKVTDRGRGAGDGSAINIPLPAGSGEGAYLHAFDRVVLPAIERFRPDLIMVASGFDSSNADPLGRMLLVSTSYAAMTRRLMDLADAVCGGRLVISHEGGYSPFYVPFCGLAVVETLSGVATGVTDPYLAAWAGLPGQELQDHQKALVSRVAESFGL, translated from the coding sequence ATGGCGACGGGATGGCTGTGGCACGAGCGGTTCGGCTGGCACGACACGGGAACTGCCGGCGGCTTCCTGAAGGGCGAGTTCATCCAGCCGCTGCAGCACCTGGAATCGCCCGAATCCAAGGCCCGCTTCGCCTCGCTGGTCGAGGTCTCCGGCATCGCCAGGGCGCTGAAGCGCATCGACTGCGTCGCCGCGACCGAGGAGGACCTGCTGCGCATCCACACCCGCGACCATCTTGAGGCGATGAAGGCGCTGAGCCGCGACATCCGCGGCGGCGACATGGGCGACGGCGTCTCGCCCTTCGGCTTCGGCGGCTTCGAGCTGGCCTGCCTGGCGGCCGGCGGCACGATCAGCGCGCTGCGCGCCGTCGTCGGCGGCGAGGTGCGGAACGCCTATGCCCTGGTGCGGCCGCCCGGCCACCATGCCCGGCCGGAGCGGGGCATGGGCTTCTGCATGTTCGCCAATGTGGCGGTGGCGATCGCCCATGCCCGGGCGACGCTCGGCATCGGCCGGGTCGCCGTGGTCGACTGGGACGTCCACCATGGCAACGGCACCGAGGCCTGCTTCGAGACCGATCCGGAGGTGCTGACCATCTCGCTGCACCAGGACGGCAACTTCCCGCCCGACACCGGCAAGGTCACCGATCGCGGCAGGGGCGCCGGCGACGGGTCGGCGATCAACATCCCGCTGCCGGCGGGATCCGGCGAGGGCGCCTATCTGCACGCCTTCGACCGGGTGGTGCTGCCCGCCATCGAGCGGTTCCGCCCGGATCTGATCATGGTCGCCAGCGGCTTCGATTCCAGCAACGCCGACCCGCTGGGGCGGATGCTGCTGGTCTCGACTTCCTACGCCGCCATGACCCGCCGGCTGATGGACCTGGCCGACGCGGTCTGCGGCGGCCGGCTGGTGATCAGCCACGAGGGCGGCTATTCGCCCTTCTACGTGCCGTTCTGCGGCCTGGCGGTGGTGGAGACGCTGAGCGGCGTCGCCACCGGCGTGACCGACCCCTATCTGGCGGCCTGGGCCGGACTGCCGGGGCAGGAGCTGCAGGATCATCAGAAGGCCCTGGTGTCGCGAGTGGCGGAGAGCTTCGGCCTCTAG
- a CDS encoding helix-turn-helix domain-containing protein, translated as MQRTSFAGMDCPIARALDALGEWWSLLILRDAFLGLTRFDDFQHSLGIAPNMLARRLKSLAEAGLLERHAYSHRPLRHEYRLTPAGRDVFPVLAALGAWGSRHATGGKVLVQLAGRADGAPIDPVLVDRRSGLPVTPETAEFRLGPDAGPAGGARAARIRLAERRNGDGVDAVPT; from the coding sequence ATGCAGCGCACCAGCTTCGCCGGCATGGACTGTCCGATCGCCCGCGCCCTCGACGCGCTCGGGGAGTGGTGGAGCCTGCTGATCCTGCGCGACGCCTTCCTGGGCCTGACGCGCTTCGACGACTTCCAGCACAGCCTGGGCATCGCCCCGAACATGCTGGCCCGGCGGTTGAAAAGCCTGGCCGAGGCCGGCCTGCTGGAGCGCCACGCCTATTCGCACCGGCCGCTGCGCCACGAATACCGGCTGACCCCGGCCGGCCGGGATGTGTTCCCGGTGCTGGCGGCGCTGGGCGCCTGGGGCAGCCGCCACGCCACCGGCGGCAAGGTGCTGGTGCAGCTGGCCGGCCGGGCCGACGGCGCGCCGATCGACCCGGTGCTGGTCGACCGCCGCAGCGGCCTGCCGGTCACGCCGGAGACGGCCGAGTTCCGCCTGGGCCCCGATGCCGGCCCCGCCGGCGGGGCCCGCGCCGCCCGGATCCGGCTCGCGGAGCGCCGGAACGGCGACGGCGTGGACGCGGTTCCGACATGA
- the fabF gene encoding beta-ketoacyl-ACP synthase II, with amino-acid sequence MRRIVVTGMGAVSPLASGVEASWRRLLAGRSGLRRLPEEMVPDLAAKVAGVVPSIAEDPEAGFDPDAAVPPKDQKKMDRFIQFAMAAAEEAVAQSGWRPADDRARQRTATVIASGVGGFPYIVETVRTVDQKGARRLSPFTVPAFLVNLAAGQVSIRHGFKGPLGAPVTACAAGVQGIGDAARMIRAGEADVALCGGTEACIDRVSLGGFAAARALSTGFTETPERASRPFDQARDGFVMGEGAGLMVIEALDHALARGARPIAELIGYGTTADAYHMTAGPEDGDGARRAMEIALAQGGISPGDVQHLNAHATSTPVGDKGELAAIKALFGTGGTVAVSATKSATGHLLGAAGGLEAVFTVLALRDQVMPPTLNLETPDPDAEGIDLVALQARPGRIEHALSNGFGFGGVNASVLFRRWQG; translated from the coding sequence ATGCGCCGTATCGTCGTCACCGGAATGGGCGCGGTGTCGCCCCTGGCCAGCGGCGTCGAGGCCAGCTGGCGCCGGCTGCTGGCCGGCCGGTCGGGCCTGCGCCGCCTGCCGGAGGAGATGGTGCCGGACCTGGCCGCCAAGGTCGCCGGTGTGGTGCCGTCCATCGCCGAGGATCCCGAGGCCGGCTTCGACCCGGACGCGGCGGTGCCGCCGAAGGACCAGAAGAAGATGGACCGCTTCATCCAGTTCGCCATGGCGGCGGCGGAGGAGGCGGTGGCCCAGTCCGGCTGGCGGCCGGCGGACGATCGGGCGCGGCAGCGCACCGCCACTGTGATCGCCTCGGGCGTCGGCGGCTTCCCCTATATCGTCGAGACGGTGCGGACGGTCGACCAGAAGGGCGCGCGCCGGCTGTCGCCCTTCACCGTGCCGGCCTTCCTGGTCAACCTCGCCGCCGGCCAGGTCTCGATCCGCCACGGCTTCAAGGGCCCGCTGGGCGCGCCGGTCACCGCCTGCGCCGCCGGGGTGCAGGGCATCGGCGACGCCGCCCGGATGATCCGCGCCGGCGAGGCGGACGTGGCGCTGTGCGGCGGCACCGAGGCCTGCATCGACCGGGTCAGCCTGGGCGGCTTCGCCGCGGCCCGGGCCCTGTCCACCGGCTTCACCGAGACGCCGGAGCGCGCCTCCCGCCCCTTCGACCAGGCCCGCGATGGCTTCGTCATGGGCGAGGGCGCCGGCCTCATGGTGATCGAGGCGCTGGACCACGCCTTGGCCCGCGGCGCCCGGCCGATCGCGGAGCTGATCGGCTACGGCACCACCGCCGACGCCTATCACATGACCGCCGGGCCGGAGGACGGCGACGGCGCCCGCCGGGCCATGGAGATCGCGCTCGCCCAGGGCGGGATCAGCCCCGGCGACGTGCAGCACCTGAACGCCCACGCCACCTCCACCCCGGTCGGCGACAAGGGCGAGTTGGCGGCGATCAAGGCGCTGTTCGGCACCGGCGGCACGGTGGCGGTCAGCGCCACCAAATCGGCCACCGGCCACCTGCTGGGCGCCGCCGGCGGGCTGGAGGCGGTGTTCACCGTGCTGGCGCTGCGCGACCAGGTGATGCCGCCGACGCTGAACCTGGAGACCCCCGACCCGGACGCCGAGGGCATCGACTTGGTGGCGCTGCAGGCGCGCCCCGGCCGGATCGAGCACGCCCTGTCGAACGGCTTCGGCTTCGGCGGCGTCAACGCCAGCGTGCTGTTCCGCCGCTGGCAGGGGTGA
- a CDS encoding lactonase family protein: MLFHVCSYTGASGNGEGITLARLDPESGRLEALGSVPGPSPSWLAFAPDGRHAYAVNEIDDFEGTAQGACTAYRVDRDSGALAALNTVGSCGTIPAHCSVHPGGRHLLVANYGDGRLAVLPIAADGSLGTASDVQAPEGPVGAGRAEAGPPGSFAVSGHDGPHAHIIETAGRFVLSTDLGQDRVYVWTLDEAAGALRPADPPFFPTASAGAGPRHLAFHPNGRVLYTTYEEASQLAVHDWDPATGRASLLQQVGSLPPGFAGSSFASALAVSRDGRFLYSGNRLHNSIAIFAVEPAGTLRWLDAEWTRGDYPNHVALDPTGQFLFACNRRSDNVTLFRVDPESGRLAFTGRYLPIGSPNMVAFLPG, from the coding sequence ATGCTGTTCCATGTCTGCAGCTACACGGGCGCGTCCGGCAACGGCGAGGGCATCACCCTGGCCCGGCTGGACCCGGAATCGGGCCGGCTGGAAGCGCTGGGCAGCGTCCCCGGCCCCAGCCCCTCCTGGCTGGCCTTCGCCCCGGACGGGCGGCACGCCTATGCCGTCAACGAGATCGACGACTTCGAGGGCACGGCCCAGGGCGCCTGCACCGCCTACCGGGTCGACCGCGACAGCGGCGCCCTGGCGGCACTGAACACCGTCGGCTCCTGCGGCACTATTCCGGCGCATTGCAGCGTCCATCCCGGCGGCCGGCACCTGCTGGTGGCGAATTACGGCGACGGCCGGCTGGCGGTGCTGCCGATCGCGGCGGACGGATCGCTGGGCACCGCCAGCGACGTGCAGGCGCCTGAAGGCCCGGTCGGCGCCGGCCGGGCCGAGGCCGGCCCGCCCGGCAGCTTCGCCGTCAGCGGCCATGACGGCCCGCACGCCCATATCATCGAGACCGCGGGCCGCTTCGTGCTGAGCACCGATCTCGGCCAGGACCGGGTCTATGTCTGGACCCTCGACGAGGCCGCCGGCGCGCTGCGCCCGGCCGACCCGCCCTTCTTTCCGACCGCCTCGGCCGGGGCCGGGCCGCGGCACCTGGCTTTCCACCCGAACGGCCGCGTGCTCTACACCACCTATGAGGAGGCGTCGCAGCTGGCCGTACACGACTGGGACCCGGCGACCGGCCGCGCCTCGCTGCTGCAGCAGGTCGGCTCGCTGCCGCCGGGCTTCGCCGGTTCCAGCTTCGCCTCGGCGCTGGCGGTCAGCCGCGACGGCCGCTTCCTCTATTCCGGCAACCGGCTGCACAACAGCATCGCCATCTTCGCCGTCGAGCCCGCCGGCACGCTGCGCTGGCTAGACGCGGAATGGACCCGCGGCGACTACCCGAACCATGTGGCGCTGGACCCGACCGGGCAGTTCCTGTTCGCCTGCAACCGGCGCAGCGACAACGTCACCCTGTTCCGGGTCGACCCGGAGTCCGGCCGCCTGGCCTTCACCGGCCGCTACCTGCCGATCGGCAGCCCGAACATGGTGGCGTTCCTGCCGGGGTGA
- a CDS encoding DUF3297 family protein — protein sequence MADTPPDRLSVNPNSPHFDEAALRRGVGVRFNGSERTNVEEYCVSEGWVLLSMGKALDRRGNPLTVKKTGTVEPYFRDDTPDA from the coding sequence ATGGCCGACACCCCGCCCGACCGCCTGTCGGTCAACCCGAACAGCCCGCATTTCGACGAGGCCGCGCTGCGCCGCGGCGTCGGGGTGCGATTCAACGGTTCCGAGCGTACCAATGTCGAGGAGTACTGCGTCAGCGAGGGCTGGGTCCTGCTGTCGATGGGCAAGGCGCTGGACCGCCGCGGCAACCCGCTGACGGTGAAGAAGACCGGCACGGTGGAGCCCTATTTCCGGGACGACACCCCGGACGCCTGA
- a CDS encoding BolA family transcriptional regulator: MQIADRMRRKIEEALGPAQLEIIDDSHRHAGHAGHDGRGESHFRVLIVSDAFAGKSRVERQRLVYDLLAAELKDRVHALSLTTRTPAEAERAG; this comes from the coding sequence ATGCAGATCGCCGACCGCATGCGCCGCAAGATCGAGGAGGCGCTGGGCCCCGCCCAGCTCGAGATCATCGACGACAGCCACCGCCATGCCGGCCACGCCGGCCATGACGGCCGCGGCGAGAGCCATTTCCGGGTGCTGATCGTGTCCGACGCCTTCGCCGGCAAGTCTCGGGTCGAGCGGCAACGCCTGGTCTACGACCTGCTGGCGGCCGAGCTGAAGGACCGGGTGCACGCTTTGTCGCTGACCACCCGGACGCCGGCGGAGGCGGAGCGGGCGGGCTGA
- a CDS encoding sodium:solute symporter family protein, giving the protein MDFLIGYGTLAVFFIGVILVLERTRRAAGGDFTDYAVAGRSFGSWFQAMAFLNTWLPGTIFIAFAGLAASAGVIGYYVVSYSLLAVLFMLFMAQKVFDWGRAFNLRTQADFVGMRYNSKAVRIVAALIGVVASFPWLILGFQSLGLVFSYLSFGAVSPTLAVFAGIAVLGIRQIWTVRLGMRGIVISDMVQGVFAYGVGGLVALGLIVWLMSQGLGFAALPPDFAALPGPGSGLGPLYYLSIVATGALGSWCWPDIFVRLFTARSAQAVRNSAVKAAPILLLFLAILLTMAMLAHQLPEVAAAPDNVWFLTAAHGGPFVLALAGTAVFAATAGNVNALTAAIGTHTAQDVIHIGGADEATTTRTARAAIVAATVLAVIGAILTVNVTVGLLTLALASYQGIVQLAPALYLGIFWRRGNAAAALAGMLTGFAVAVVLQLLYPVSIPELGGLTSGVVGLAVNTLVYVGLSYALPQDAAERARIDRLFRDLGQAGTDGAPVPAGGLAPARD; this is encoded by the coding sequence ATGGACTTCCTCATCGGCTACGGCACCCTGGCCGTCTTCTTCATCGGCGTGATCCTGGTGCTCGAGCGCACCCGGCGGGCCGCCGGCGGCGACTTCACCGACTACGCGGTCGCCGGGCGGTCCTTCGGGTCCTGGTTCCAGGCCATGGCCTTCCTCAACACCTGGCTGCCCGGCACCATCTTCATCGCCTTCGCCGGGCTCGCCGCCTCGGCCGGGGTGATCGGCTACTACGTCGTCTCCTACTCGCTTCTCGCCGTGCTGTTCATGCTGTTCATGGCGCAGAAGGTGTTCGACTGGGGCCGGGCCTTCAACCTGCGCACCCAGGCCGATTTCGTCGGCATGCGCTACAACTCCAAGGCCGTGCGCATCGTCGCGGCGCTGATCGGGGTGGTGGCCAGCTTTCCCTGGCTGATCCTGGGCTTCCAGTCGCTGGGGCTGGTGTTCTCGTACCTCTCCTTCGGCGCGGTCTCGCCGACGCTGGCGGTGTTCGCCGGCATCGCCGTGCTCGGCATCCGGCAGATCTGGACCGTCCGGCTGGGCATGCGCGGCATCGTCATCTCCGACATGGTGCAGGGCGTCTTCGCCTATGGAGTCGGCGGGCTCGTCGCCCTCGGCCTGATCGTCTGGCTGATGTCGCAGGGCCTGGGCTTCGCCGCCCTGCCGCCGGACTTCGCCGCTTTGCCCGGTCCCGGCAGCGGCCTCGGCCCGCTGTACTATCTCTCGATCGTCGCCACCGGGGCGCTGGGATCCTGGTGCTGGCCCGACATCTTCGTCCGGCTGTTCACGGCCAGGAGCGCCCAGGCCGTGCGCAACTCCGCGGTCAAGGCGGCGCCGATCCTGCTGCTGTTCCTGGCCATCCTCCTGACCATGGCGATGCTGGCCCACCAGCTGCCCGAGGTCGCCGCCGCCCCCGACAATGTCTGGTTCCTGACCGCGGCGCATGGCGGGCCCTTCGTCCTGGCCCTGGCCGGGACAGCGGTTTTCGCGGCCACGGCCGGCAACGTCAACGCGCTTACCGCGGCGATCGGCACCCACACCGCGCAGGACGTGATCCATATCGGCGGCGCCGACGAGGCGACGACCACCCGGACCGCCCGGGCGGCGATCGTGGCCGCGACCGTGCTGGCCGTGATCGGCGCCATCCTGACGGTCAACGTGACGGTCGGGCTGCTGACGCTGGCCCTGGCCTCCTACCAGGGCATCGTCCAGCTGGCCCCGGCGCTGTATCTCGGCATCTTCTGGCGCCGGGGCAACGCCGCGGCCGCCCTGGCCGGGATGCTGACCGGCTTCGCCGTCGCCGTGGTGCTGCAGCTGCTGTACCCGGTGTCGATCCCCGAGCTGGGCGGCCTGACCTCCGGCGTCGTCGGCCTCGCCGTCAACACCCTGGTCTATGTCGGCCTGTCCTACGCCCTGCCGCAGGACGCGGCGGAGCGCGCCCGCATCGACCGGCTGTTCCGCGACCTCGGCCAGGCCGGGACGGACGGCGCGCCGGTGCCGGCGGGCGGCCTCGCCCCGGCGCGCGATTAG
- a CDS encoding helix-turn-helix transcriptional regulator, with translation MARVTSKLPQFSQFVTDLHRIGREGDGSLPAWGFDRLRAILGFDCAWYGWARFEPGRTIVQASSTLDLPGDFARFWATIENQDLVARSLRETPGGVRTYDRGQPVQTDGMIELAERYRIRKWASAMHSRPNRTTVFFASIYRGDAAEWDDDDLHFLQGAVDHIFLAVQASQRREAAADRAALPVDPSGFAHLGLEASEGLLKSVRPGWAGERLPGPPRGLLQRPGTVTLKSEGIVVHCERDDAGGLMQLKLNAIADLDRLTRREREVALLLAAGATHKQAAQALGSAPATIRNQIQAIYEKLGIRSRAELAGAVLQGRAQASDRPPPAQTLQQPGADRA, from the coding sequence ATGGCGCGCGTGACCTCGAAGCTGCCCCAGTTCTCCCAGTTCGTGACCGACCTGCACAGGATCGGCCGCGAGGGCGACGGCAGCCTCCCGGCCTGGGGCTTCGACCGGCTGCGCGCGATCCTCGGCTTCGACTGCGCCTGGTACGGCTGGGCGCGGTTCGAGCCGGGCCGGACCATCGTGCAGGCCTCCTCCACCCTGGACCTGCCCGGCGACTTCGCCCGCTTCTGGGCGACGATCGAGAACCAGGACCTCGTGGCCCGCAGCCTGCGCGAGACCCCCGGCGGGGTCAGGACCTACGACCGCGGCCAGCCGGTGCAGACCGACGGGATGATCGAGCTGGCGGAGCGCTACCGGATCCGGAAATGGGCCAGCGCGATGCACAGCCGGCCGAACCGGACCACGGTCTTCTTCGCCTCGATCTATCGCGGCGACGCCGCCGAGTGGGACGACGACGACCTGCACTTCCTGCAGGGCGCGGTCGACCACATCTTCCTGGCCGTGCAGGCGTCGCAGCGGCGGGAGGCCGCCGCCGACCGGGCCGCCCTGCCGGTCGACCCCTCCGGCTTCGCCCATCTCGGGCTCGAGGCCTCGGAGGGGCTGCTGAAATCCGTCCGGCCGGGCTGGGCGGGGGAGCGGCTGCCGGGCCCGCCGCGCGGGCTGCTGCAGCGTCCCGGGACCGTCACGCTGAAGAGCGAGGGCATCGTCGTCCACTGCGAGCGCGACGACGCGGGCGGGCTGATGCAGCTGAAGCTGAACGCGATCGCCGATCTCGACCGCCTGACCCGGCGCGAGCGCGAGGTGGCGCTGCTGCTCGCCGCCGGGGCGACGCACAAGCAGGCGGCGCAGGCGCTGGGATCGGCGCCCGCCACCATCCGCAACCAGATCCAGGCAATCTACGAGAAGCTCGGCATCCGCTCCCGCGCCGAGCTGGCCGGTGCGGTGCTGCAGGGCCGGGCGCAGGCCTCAGATCGCCCACCACCAGCGCAGACGCTTCAGCAACCCGGGGCCGACCGGGCGTGA